A genome region from Dehalobacter sp. 12DCB1 includes the following:
- a CDS encoding protein-L-isoaspartate(D-aspartate) O-methyltransferase produces MQNWQEKAAILVDKYVAPQGVHDKRILNAIKKIPRHLFIPEDLWPYSYNDEPLPIGEKQTISQPFIVAKMTELLALEPGDKVLEIGTGSGYQSALLAQMGMAVTTIERIEALALKVRILFEQLNYPICSIIADGRNGYEPNAPYRGLIVTAAAPVIEHSWLEQLDVGGKIVVPLEADEGLACQRLLVRQKTSTNPEGYIDNWDDYCRFVPLLSGTE; encoded by the coding sequence ATGCAAAATTGGCAGGAAAAAGCAGCCATACTTGTTGATAAGTATGTAGCTCCTCAAGGAGTTCATGACAAACGCATCCTGAACGCCATTAAAAAAATCCCCAGACATTTGTTCATTCCTGAAGATTTATGGCCCTACAGTTATAATGATGAACCGCTTCCGATTGGAGAGAAGCAGACAATCTCCCAGCCCTTTATTGTCGCTAAAATGACCGAACTATTGGCTTTGGAACCTGGCGACAAAGTCCTTGAAATAGGTACGGGTTCCGGATATCAGTCTGCTTTGCTTGCCCAGATGGGTATGGCCGTGACAACCATCGAAAGAATCGAAGCGCTCGCCCTTAAAGTTCGAATATTATTTGAACAGCTGAACTATCCGATCTGCAGTATTATTGCTGACGGCCGAAATGGCTATGAACCGAATGCACCGTACCGGGGACTCATTGTAACGGCAGCAGCACCAGTCATTGAACATTCCTGGCTTGAACAACTCGATGTCGGAGGGAAAATCGTTGTCCCGCTTGAGGCTGATGAAGGGCTAGCCTGTCAGCGTTTACTGGTTAGACAAAAGACCAGTACAAATCCCGAAGGCTATATTGACAACTGGGATGACTACTGCCGCTTTGTACCACTGCTCTCTGGGACAGAATAG
- the queF gene encoding preQ(1) synthase gives MKNKETEGLSLLGSGQTYYVFDYDPAILESFANKHPDNDYFVRLNCPEFTSLCPITGQPDFGTMIINYIPDQKLVESKSLKLYLFSFRNHGDFHEDVVNIIMKDLIRLLEPRYIEVIGEFSPRGGIAIHPYSNYGQPDSKWIEFATKRLLKYGK, from the coding sequence ATGAAAAACAAGGAAACTGAGGGTCTGTCACTTCTAGGATCGGGACAAACGTACTATGTTTTTGACTATGATCCGGCCATACTGGAGAGCTTTGCTAACAAGCATCCCGATAATGACTATTTTGTCCGTTTAAATTGCCCTGAATTTACCAGCTTGTGTCCGATTACCGGCCAGCCGGATTTTGGAACGATGATCATCAATTACATTCCGGATCAAAAATTAGTAGAAAGCAAATCGTTGAAGCTATATCTTTTTAGTTTCCGAAACCATGGAGATTTCCACGAAGATGTCGTTAATATCATCATGAAGGACCTGATCCGACTGCTTGAACCCAGATACATCGAGGTTATAGGAGAATTTAGTCCCAGAGGAGGGATCGCTATTCATCCTTACAGCAATTATGGACAGCCGGACAGCAAATGGATAGAATTTGCCACTAAGAGGCTGCTTAAGTACGGAAAATAG